One part of the Eucalyptus grandis isolate ANBG69807.140 chromosome 10, ASM1654582v1, whole genome shotgun sequence genome encodes these proteins:
- the LOC120288773 gene encoding probable LRR receptor-like serine/threonine-protein kinase At3g47570 gives MSQIVHLDLSDNKLTGEIPSTLSQCVMLVFLSLEGNLFEGSIPASLRTLIGLEYLNLSRNRLSGKIPIYFENFTMLKALNLSFNNLEGEVPQAGIFRDMKHISIIGNKELCGGIQELRLPTCKVRHTKKRRKLPKLKASIAVTFSFFIVLTCFIVVVYWKRKLAMRPSAALPTNERFQKVSYAKLRQATNEFSPSNLIGQGSHGSVYRGILDGNQLVVVKVLNLRQKGAFKSFLAECESLRNIRHRNLVNIITVCSSIDFTGAEFKALIYDLMQNGSLEQWLHPSKNQSDMPKLSFSQRLDIAIDVASAIEYLHHHCQMSIIHSDLKPSNVLLDHDMLARVCDFGLARFLCKSTNLDASHCQASSSGLKGTVGYIAPEYGLGGASSLLGDVYSFGILLLEMFTGIRPTDVMFKDGWTLHEFVKTTLLEGTVKILDPSLLSSEHLAAIDGSQIGDVEKVRFEEGVVAIMRIGVLCSEEIPVERMDMANALSELRAVREKFLRHSV, from the exons GAGCCAAATTGTGCATCTCGACCTCTCTGACAACAAATTAACTGGAGAAATACCAAGCACTTTGTCCCAGTGTGTGATGCTAGTATTCTTGAGCTTGGAAGGCAATTTATTTGAAGGAAGTATACCGGCTTCTCTAAGGACCCTGATTGGCCTTGAGTACCTCAATCTCTCAAGAAACAGATTGTCCGGTAAGATTCCCAtatattttgagaatttcaCTATGCTCAAAGCCTTGAATCTGTCCTTCAACAACCTTGAAGGAGAAGTACCGCAAGCGGGGATCTTTAGAGATATGAAGCACATATCGATAATTGGAAACAAAGAACTATGTGGGGGCATTCAGGAACTTCGACTTCCCACATGCAAAGTTCGCCACACGAAGAAGCGGAGAAAGCTTCCAAAACTGAAAGCATCCATCGCGGtaactttctcattttttattgtgTTGACATGCTTCATTGTTGTTGTATACTGGAAGAGGAAACTTGCGATGAGACCTAGTGCAGCATTGCCAACAAATGAGCGCTTCCAAAAGGTTTCCTATGCGAAGCTTCGTCAAGCGACCAATGAGTTCTCGCCATCTAATTTGATTGGCCAAGGGAGCCACGGCTCGGTGTATAGAGGAATCCTAGATGGAAATCAACTGGTGGTAGTGAAAGTGCTCAACCTAAGACAAAAGGGGGCTTTCAAGAGCTTCTTAGCAGAATGTGAATCCTTGAGAAACATACGCCATCGAAATCTTGTCAATATCATCACCGTTTGCTCAAGCATCGATTTCACGGGTGCAGAATTCAAGGCTCTAATATATGATCTGATGCAAAATGGTAGTTTAGAACAATGGTTGCACCCAAGCAAAAATCAAAGCGACATGCCAAAGCTCAGTTTCAGCCAGAGGTTAGACATTGCCATTGATGTGGCTTCTGCCATTGAATATCTTCACCATCATTGCCAAATGAGCATCATACACAGTGATCTAAAGCCAAGCAACGTTCTTCTCGATCATGACATGCTAGCTCGTGTGTGTGATTTTGGGCTAGCACGATTTCTTTGCAAAAGCACAAACCTAGATGCTTCTCATTGTCAAGCAAGTTCCAGTGGTTTAAAAGGAACCGTTGGCTATATAGCTCCAG AATATGGCCTCGGTGGTGCTTCATCATTGCTAGGAGACGTTTACAGCTTTGGGATACTATTGCTCGAGATGTTCACGGGAATAAGACCTACGGATGTTATGTTCAAGGATGGATGGACCCTCCACGAATTCGTCAAGACTACTCTACTTGAAGGCACGGTAAAGATCCTAGACCCTTCACTGCTATCTTCGGAGCATCTTGCAGCGATTGATGGTAGCCAAATCGGTGATGTTGAGAAGGTAAGATTTGAGGAAGGGGTTGTTGCCATAATGAGAATCGGAGTTCTATGCTCGGAAGAAATTCCAGTTGAGCGGATGGACATGGCGAATGCTTTATCCGAGCTACGTGCGGTCAGAGAGAAGTTTCTCAGGCATAGTGTGTAA